In one window of Azoarcus olearius DNA:
- a CDS encoding WD40/YVTN/BNR-like repeat-containing protein codes for MDRMPDQIASLSPPPAAAASKPARSAASYVVSALPWAIIGGLLWAGLFVKPQPVGATLQPPVLERRDHYYGLAVGPEGRLLAVGSGGKILRIDSASGRIDRVPAPTTQTLQDVATWDAGRAAAVGNDGVILVSGDGGASWQQVAEVPRSEVANKLTRVETGAEGLAVATGEMGALLITRDYGATWSRLRDEEDLAWNDVALPGGARIVVVGEFGRILVSDDGGSHWTEPPAPVGSSLMAVAFRDATHGVAVGLEGVVLQTRDGGHTWTAAELGFHDHLFDIAWDAAQQRWVGAGALGRWIAADAQAAQWQSGRLHERDLSWHTRVLPVAGGPAWFAGANIGRWDGQAWNTLGN; via the coding sequence ATGGACCGCATGCCAGACCAGATCGCTTCCCTTTCGCCGCCGCCCGCCGCGGCCGCTTCCAAACCCGCCCGCTCGGCGGCCAGCTACGTCGTCAGCGCCCTGCCCTGGGCGATCATCGGCGGGCTGTTGTGGGCGGGCCTGTTCGTGAAGCCGCAGCCGGTGGGCGCCACCTTGCAGCCGCCGGTGCTGGAGCGGCGCGATCACTACTACGGCCTGGCGGTCGGCCCCGAGGGCCGGCTGCTCGCAGTGGGGTCCGGCGGCAAGATCCTGCGCATCGACAGCGCGTCCGGCCGCATCGACCGCGTGCCCGCCCCCACCACGCAGACGCTGCAGGACGTCGCCACCTGGGATGCCGGCCGCGCGGCGGCGGTCGGCAACGACGGCGTGATCCTGGTCTCCGGCGATGGCGGCGCGAGCTGGCAGCAGGTGGCGGAGGTGCCGCGCTCCGAGGTGGCGAACAAGCTCACCCGGGTGGAAACCGGGGCCGAAGGCCTCGCTGTCGCCACCGGGGAAATGGGCGCCTTGCTGATCACCCGCGACTACGGCGCCACCTGGTCGCGCCTGCGTGACGAGGAAGACCTGGCCTGGAACGACGTCGCACTGCCCGGCGGGGCGCGCATCGTGGTGGTGGGCGAATTCGGCCGCATCCTGGTCAGCGACGATGGTGGCAGCCACTGGACGGAGCCGCCCGCGCCGGTCGGCAGCTCGCTGATGGCGGTCGCCTTCCGCGACGCCACCCACGGCGTGGCAGTGGGCCTGGAAGGCGTGGTGCTGCAGACGCGCGATGGCGGCCACACCTGGACCGCGGCCGAGCTCGGCTTCCACGACCACCTTTTCGACATTGCCTGGGATGCCGCGCAGCAGCGCTGGGTCGGCGCCGGCGCGCTCGGGCGCTGGATCGCCGCCGATGCGCAGGCGGCGCAGTGGCAGAGCGGCCGCCTGCACGAGCGCGATCTCTCCTGGCACACCCGCGTGCTGCCGGTGGCCGGCGGCCCGGCGTGGTTTGCCGGCGCCAACATCGGCCGCTGGGACGGCCAGGCCTGGAACACCCTCGGCAACTGA
- the iaaH gene encoding indoleacetamide hydrolase: protein MTSTRTTEGPGLAAGPTLAEAAARIAAGSLSCEALMRDCIARAQAHPELNIFITLDADNALAAARRADTARAAGQPQGPLAGLPIVVKDNIHAAGLPATAGTPALADFVPAQDAPTVRKLREAGAVILGKTNMHELAFGATGYNHAFHHPDSVGVRNPYDPTRIAGGSSSGSAAALGARMAVAALGTDTGGSMRIPCALNGCASLRPSWGRYSGQGVIPIANSRDTVGPMALCMADVALLDALISGEQALHPVRLDSLRLGVVDSFWANLDDDTRALTDAAVKKLEAAGVRFIEVPDARLKELNEPIGFAVVFHEAYDDMVAYLREQGPGISIETLYEQIASPDVKGLYRDLVLARKTFGPGGTLVDVGPAYQEAVRHGRPALKARYRELFERYQLDAFVFPTTPVVAPLARPEVSLPENFQALIQNTEPAASACLASIQLPIGLGPRTGLPVGMELDGPAGGDRRLLSIGMALEAVLGRVASAF from the coding sequence ATGACCTCGACCCGCACCACCGAGGGCCCCGGCCTCGCCGCCGGGCCCACGCTTGCCGAAGCGGCGGCCCGCATCGCCGCCGGCAGCCTCAGCTGCGAAGCGCTGATGCGCGACTGCATCGCGCGCGCGCAGGCGCACCCGGAACTCAACATCTTCATCACGCTCGACGCCGACAACGCGCTCGCCGCCGCGCGGCGGGCCGACACCGCGCGCGCGGCGGGCCAGCCGCAGGGCCCGCTCGCGGGGCTGCCGATCGTCGTCAAGGACAACATCCACGCCGCCGGGCTGCCCGCCACGGCAGGCACGCCGGCGCTGGCGGACTTCGTTCCGGCCCAGGACGCGCCCACGGTGCGCAAGCTGCGCGAAGCCGGCGCGGTCATCCTCGGCAAGACCAACATGCACGAGCTGGCCTTCGGCGCCACCGGCTACAACCACGCCTTCCACCACCCGGACAGCGTGGGCGTGCGCAACCCCTACGATCCAACCCGCATCGCCGGGGGTTCGTCGTCCGGCAGCGCCGCCGCGCTCGGCGCGCGGATGGCGGTCGCGGCACTCGGCACCGACACCGGCGGCTCGATGCGGATTCCGTGCGCGCTCAACGGCTGCGCGTCGCTGCGGCCGTCGTGGGGCCGCTACTCCGGCCAGGGCGTGATCCCGATCGCCAACAGCCGCGACACGGTCGGCCCGATGGCGCTGTGCATGGCGGACGTCGCGCTGCTCGATGCGCTCATCAGCGGCGAGCAGGCGCTGCACCCGGTGCGGCTCGACAGCCTGCGTCTCGGCGTGGTGGACAGCTTCTGGGCCAACCTCGACGACGACACCCGGGCGCTGACCGACGCCGCGGTGAAGAAGCTCGAAGCGGCCGGTGTGCGCTTCATCGAAGTACCGGATGCGCGCTTGAAGGAACTCAACGAGCCGATCGGCTTCGCCGTGGTGTTCCACGAAGCCTACGACGACATGGTGGCCTACCTGCGCGAGCAGGGGCCGGGAATCAGCATCGAGACCTTGTACGAACAGATCGCCAGCCCGGACGTGAAGGGCCTGTACCGGGATCTGGTGCTGGCGCGCAAGACCTTCGGCCCCGGCGGCACCCTGGTGGATGTCGGCCCCGCCTACCAGGAAGCGGTGCGCCACGGCCGGCCCGCACTCAAGGCGCGCTACCGCGAGCTGTTCGAGCGCTACCAGCTCGACGCCTTCGTGTTTCCCACCACGCCCGTGGTGGCGCCGCTCGCACGCCCGGAGGTGAGCCTGCCGGAGAACTTCCAGGCGCTGATCCAGAACACCGAACCCGCCGCCAGCGCCTGCCTGGCGTCGATCCAGTTGCCGATCGGGCTGGGTCCGCGCACCGGGCTGCCGGTGGGCATGGAACTGGACGGCCCGGCGGGTGGCGACCGCCGGCTGCTGTCGATCGGCATGGCGCTGGAAGCGGTGCTGGGGCGGGTGGCGTCGGCGTTCTGA
- a CDS encoding DmsC/YnfH family molybdoenzyme membrane anchor subunit, which translates to MNPSKFGRFGTAHQTSWDWRAAGNFIGGGSGSALIALASFTAYPGATPLWALLAGLALIGAGLLCVWAEIGRPLRAFNVLFHPQTSWMTREAFVAALIFASAAAALATGLVGVSWLAGALALLFLYCQGRILRAARGIPAWRQPGVVPLIAATGLVEGAGVLLLLSLAFGSASTLLCGLLLAVVAVRALCWLSYRRRLLAGDVTPATRRALAPAHVGLMLAGTLAPVAALVAALLWPAGAGVLGALAALPAVAAGWHFKFLLVTRAAQVQGYALGKTLRRGHPLAQPR; encoded by the coding sequence ATGAACCCAAGCAAGTTCGGACGTTTCGGCACCGCCCACCAGACCAGCTGGGACTGGCGCGCCGCGGGCAACTTCATCGGCGGCGGCAGCGGTTCGGCGCTGATCGCGCTGGCCTCCTTCACCGCCTACCCCGGGGCGACGCCGCTGTGGGCGCTGCTCGCCGGCCTCGCGCTGATCGGTGCCGGGCTGCTCTGCGTATGGGCGGAGATCGGCCGCCCGTTGCGTGCCTTCAACGTGCTGTTCCACCCGCAAACCTCGTGGATGACGCGCGAAGCCTTTGTCGCGGCGCTGATCTTCGCTTCGGCCGCCGCCGCGCTGGCGACGGGCCTGGTCGGGGTGTCGTGGCTCGCGGGCGCGCTGGCCCTGCTCTTCCTGTACTGCCAGGGGCGCATCCTGCGCGCCGCGCGGGGAATCCCCGCGTGGCGCCAGCCCGGCGTGGTGCCCTTGATCGCCGCCACCGGGCTGGTGGAAGGCGCGGGCGTGCTGCTCCTGCTGTCGCTGGCGTTCGGGTCCGCGTCGACGCTGCTGTGTGGGCTGCTGCTCGCGGTGGTGGCGGTGCGCGCGCTGTGCTGGTTGAGCTATCGCCGACGCCTGTTGGCAGGCGACGTGACCCCGGCCACGCGGCGCGCGCTGGCGCCCGCCCACGTCGGACTGATGCTGGCGGGCACGCTGGCGCCGGTTGCCGCGCTCGTCGCCGCGCTGCTCTGGCCTGCGGGCGCCGGGGTGCTGGGAGCGCTTGCGGCCCTGCCCGCGGTGGCGGCCGGCTGGCATTTCAAGTTCCTGCTCGTGACGCGCGCGGCGCAAGTGCAGGGTTACGCGCTCGGCAAGACGCTGCGGCGCGGTCATCCGCTCGCCCAGCCGCGCTGA
- a CDS encoding DUF1302 family protein: protein MKKRSSTTRPARALLGTAIAFAFALPALPAFADDSNLKVDGYLRQEMSWNMQDWEDTPNYNDRGKLSMARTTARLNLDWKATENVSVVAKLRAVGEVQTPFLRHLEKMGANNYRDGDIMDLYNRNHISDVIRELYVDFTLGDRTRVRLGKQQIAWGETDFFAANDLVHGFDWTWRSFLEPANEELRKANIMAKVNVDVPELDGGLEMFIRPGWDRKSDIGTELEIYGGRWSSQPWAGVDFRNIDPYDYRNDKGDVRDVTGGVRWSGMAGDINYSLSYLKTYWASPIMNGTSKFNGMPGTSPVKTEGRADTNGLFGDIIYPTVDVFGFTASGYADWADAVFSTEVAYIKDAPYNFSSIPGSFGSQVVAPGFDGVKYKDVLAWMIRMDKNLAFTQSLLGTEKPMFFSVQLFDKWIQGYDKDERLLYSVGWGGKAKEHSFLLTGIFGLSYDNGRVRPELVVGTDLSNGGGFAVPSVTVELSKNWRWKVEYDKFWDDEWRDSNKCAAPNASNCDSTTLFGYFHKRDQLYTSLTYLF from the coding sequence ATGAAGAAGAGAAGCAGCACGACCAGACCTGCCCGCGCCCTCCTCGGCACCGCGATCGCGTTCGCCTTTGCGCTGCCGGCCCTCCCCGCCTTCGCCGACGACAGCAACCTCAAGGTCGACGGCTACCTGCGCCAGGAGATGTCCTGGAACATGCAGGACTGGGAAGACACGCCCAACTACAACGACCGCGGCAAGCTGTCGATGGCGCGCACCACCGCCCGCCTGAACCTGGACTGGAAGGCCACCGAGAACGTGTCGGTCGTCGCCAAGCTGCGCGCGGTGGGCGAAGTGCAGACGCCCTTCCTGCGCCACCTCGAAAAGATGGGGGCCAACAACTACCGTGATGGCGACATCATGGATCTGTACAACCGCAACCACATCAGCGACGTCATCCGCGAGCTGTACGTGGATTTCACGCTTGGCGACCGCACCCGCGTGCGCCTGGGCAAGCAGCAGATCGCCTGGGGCGAAACCGACTTCTTCGCCGCCAACGACCTCGTGCACGGCTTCGACTGGACCTGGCGTTCCTTCCTGGAACCGGCCAACGAAGAACTGCGCAAGGCCAACATCATGGCCAAGGTGAATGTGGACGTGCCGGAACTGGACGGCGGCCTCGAGATGTTCATCCGCCCGGGCTGGGACCGCAAAAGCGACATCGGCACCGAACTCGAAATCTACGGCGGCCGCTGGTCCAGCCAGCCGTGGGCGGGCGTCGATTTCCGCAACATCGACCCCTATGACTACCGCAACGACAAGGGCGACGTGCGCGACGTGACCGGCGGCGTCCGCTGGAGCGGCATGGCGGGCGACATCAACTATTCGCTCTCCTACCTGAAGACCTACTGGGCCAGCCCGATCATGAACGGCACCAGCAAGTTCAACGGCATGCCCGGCACCAGCCCGGTCAAGACCGAGGGCCGCGCCGATACCAACGGCCTGTTCGGCGACATCATCTACCCGACCGTCGATGTATTCGGCTTTACCGCCAGCGGCTACGCGGACTGGGCGGACGCGGTGTTCAGCACCGAAGTCGCCTATATCAAGGACGCGCCCTACAACTTCTCGTCGATTCCCGGCTCCTTCGGTTCGCAGGTGGTGGCGCCGGGCTTCGACGGCGTGAAGTACAAGGACGTGCTCGCCTGGATGATCCGCATGGACAAGAACCTGGCCTTCACCCAGTCGCTGCTGGGCACCGAAAAGCCGATGTTCTTCTCGGTGCAGTTGTTCGACAAATGGATCCAGGGCTACGACAAGGACGAGCGCCTGCTGTATTCGGTGGGCTGGGGCGGCAAGGCCAAGGAACACTCCTTCCTGCTCACCGGCATCTTCGGCCTGTCGTATGACAACGGCCGCGTCCGTCCGGAACTGGTGGTGGGCACCGACCTGAGCAACGGCGGCGGCTTCGCGGTGCCCTCGGTCACCGTCGAACTCTCCAAGAACTGGCGCTGGAAGGTGGAGTACGACAAGTTCTGGGACGACGAATGGCGCGACAGCAACAAGTGCGCCGCGCCCAATGCCAGCAACTGCGACAGCACCACGCTGTTCGGCTACTTCCACAAGCGCGACCAGCTCTACACCAGCCTGACCTACCTGTTCTGA
- a CDS encoding AraC family transcriptional regulator, producing MLATGTAPEFAPPADPALARFPLFETRDVDEARVRGAQVFCDHKLQLLDRHSSIDARMCFKRLRGVGIGRMTYGAHVAVEPGCLEDFLLVQMPLSGAEILRSGDIVVNSSRRIATVASPQRPFSLRHEAGTEKLFVRIDRDVLERHCLQHLGHALRQPLEFRLDMPLDTAAGQQWMRALRWLVAELDSVADGEVITSRYPLLAAQFEQMLISMLLVCQPHNYSEQLQADAPSIAPAFVKRVERYIEDNAHEPLTIVDLAAHAGVSSRSLFAGFKRYRDTTPMLHLREVRLRRVREALLEGRPGQTTVTSEAMRWGFSHLGHFTAAYKRRFGESPSETLARG from the coding sequence ATGCTTGCCACTGGAACCGCCCCTGAATTCGCCCCACCCGCCGACCCGGCGCTGGCCCGCTTCCCGCTGTTCGAAACCCGCGACGTGGACGAGGCGCGCGTGCGGGGCGCCCAGGTTTTCTGCGATCACAAACTGCAATTGCTCGACCGCCACAGCTCGATCGACGCCCGCATGTGCTTCAAGCGCCTGCGCGGCGTGGGCATCGGCCGCATGACCTACGGCGCCCACGTGGCCGTGGAGCCGGGCTGCCTGGAGGATTTCCTGCTGGTGCAGATGCCGCTGAGCGGCGCGGAAATCCTGCGCAGCGGTGACATCGTGGTGAATTCCAGCCGGCGCATCGCCACCGTCGCCAGCCCGCAACGTCCTTTCTCGCTGCGCCACGAAGCCGGCACCGAAAAGCTCTTCGTCCGCATCGACCGCGACGTGCTCGAACGCCACTGCCTGCAACACCTCGGCCACGCGCTGCGCCAGCCGCTGGAGTTTCGCCTCGACATGCCGCTGGATACCGCGGCGGGCCAGCAGTGGATGCGCGCGCTGCGCTGGCTGGTGGCCGAGCTGGACAGCGTGGCCGACGGCGAGGTGATCACCAGCCGCTACCCGCTGCTCGCGGCCCAGTTCGAACAGATGCTGATCTCGATGCTGCTGGTGTGCCAGCCGCACAACTACAGCGAACAACTGCAGGCCGATGCGCCGAGCATCGCCCCGGCCTTCGTCAAGCGCGTGGAGCGCTACATCGAGGACAACGCGCACGAACCGCTGACCATCGTCGACCTCGCCGCGCACGCCGGCGTCAGCAGCCGCTCGCTGTTCGCCGGCTTCAAGCGCTACCGCGACACCACGCCGATGCTGCATCTGCGCGAGGTGCGCCTGCGCCGCGTGCGTGAGGCCTTGCTGGAGGGCCGGCCGGGGCAGACCACGGTGACGAGCGAGGCGATGCGCTGGGGCTTCTCCCACCTCGGCCACTTCACCGCCGCCTACAAGCGGCGCTTTGGCGAAAGCCCGTCGGAAACCCTGGCGCGCGGTTGA
- a CDS encoding efflux RND transporter permease subunit → MIERIAEFCIRRRNLVVGALAVLTLVLSWFALHVEVRTVFEDMLPSRHEYIQTHQKFKDTFGGSNMVTIMVEVDQGEIFDAKVLEKVRTITLGLREVSAVNPYQITSLASKKLKEVRASTDGIETKPLMWPDLPANAEEMAALRDSVLRNPLVYGPYVSKDLQATLITVDFIDREVDYATVFREIRDLIARVDDGSVSIRVVGDPMLYGWVNHYVPETINLIAAAMALTLAMLFVLLRTWRGVLLPLLAGVVSAIWALGICQLLKVHFEPLVIVVAMLITSRAVSHSVQIVNRFDDELAVLPPGADCARVAAKVALADLFRPGMLGVIADAACMAVVALSPIPMLQKLTLLSVIWVSTLTISAVILTPVLLSYIRRPHGTVHPVDFAPLLRKVLDFGVWMATSRFRYAVIGCSVVVMAVSGYYAFHLKVGDANPGSPILWPEARYNVDSAAINARFQGVDRMFIVIGEDGKEGLVKSNEVLHAMNSFQRFIEAQPEVGGSLSIADVIPVVNSTLREGNPRYLELGDSQAVNGSLVAILDSVSEPGDMDRFTDTAYANGAVTMMFRDRQGETIRTAVARIKEFIDTHPLAEGKWQLAGGLIGVMAAVNEVILSSQIEHIALALFVLVVICTVVYRSTVAGMLFMVPVIISNTLTFSFMAWKGIGMNINTVPVAALGIGLGVDYAFYVADRIKEEIAAGSTPEHAIHEALHSAGMGVLVTASVLIFSTLLWWASSLRFQAEMGLLMAIWLGVSAASALFVMPSVIYVFRPAFIFGRQEKPVLAGLRPAAAAA, encoded by the coding sequence ATGATCGAACGCATCGCGGAGTTCTGTATCCGCCGCCGCAACCTGGTCGTCGGCGCGCTCGCCGTGCTGACCCTGGTCCTCTCCTGGTTCGCGCTTCATGTGGAAGTGCGCACCGTGTTCGAGGACATGCTGCCGTCGCGCCACGAGTACATACAGACCCACCAGAAGTTCAAGGACACCTTCGGCGGCTCGAACATGGTCACGATCATGGTCGAGGTCGACCAGGGCGAGATCTTCGACGCCAAGGTGCTGGAGAAGGTGCGCACCATCACGCTGGGTCTGCGTGAAGTGTCGGCGGTCAATCCCTACCAGATCACCTCGCTCGCCTCCAAGAAGCTGAAGGAGGTGCGCGCCTCCACCGACGGCATCGAGACCAAGCCCTTGATGTGGCCCGACCTGCCCGCCAATGCGGAGGAGATGGCCGCCCTGCGCGATTCGGTGCTGCGCAACCCGCTGGTGTATGGGCCCTATGTGTCCAAAGACCTGCAGGCCACCCTGATCACGGTCGACTTCATCGACCGCGAGGTGGATTACGCCACCGTGTTCCGCGAGATCCGCGACCTGATCGCGCGCGTCGATGACGGCTCGGTGAGCATCCGCGTGGTCGGCGATCCGATGCTGTACGGCTGGGTGAACCACTACGTGCCGGAGACGATCAATCTGATCGCCGCCGCGATGGCGCTGACGCTGGCGATGCTGTTCGTGCTGCTGCGCACCTGGCGCGGCGTGCTGCTGCCGCTGCTCGCCGGCGTGGTCAGCGCAATCTGGGCGCTCGGCATCTGCCAGTTGCTGAAGGTGCATTTCGAACCGCTGGTGATCGTGGTGGCGATGCTGATCACCTCGCGGGCGGTGTCGCACTCGGTGCAGATCGTCAATCGCTTCGACGACGAACTCGCGGTGTTGCCGCCGGGCGCGGACTGCGCGCGGGTGGCCGCCAAGGTGGCGCTCGCCGACCTCTTCCGCCCCGGCATGCTGGGCGTCATCGCCGATGCCGCGTGCATGGCGGTGGTGGCGCTGTCGCCGATTCCGATGCTGCAGAAGCTGACGCTGCTGTCGGTGATCTGGGTATCCACGCTGACCATCAGCGCGGTGATCCTGACCCCGGTGCTGCTGTCCTACATCCGCCGCCCGCACGGCACGGTGCATCCGGTGGATTTCGCGCCGCTGCTGCGCAAGGTGCTGGACTTCGGCGTGTGGATGGCGACCTCGCGCTTCCGCTACGCGGTGATCGGCTGCAGCGTGGTGGTGATGGCGGTGTCCGGCTACTACGCCTTCCACCTCAAGGTCGGCGACGCCAATCCGGGTTCGCCCATCCTGTGGCCGGAGGCGCGCTACAACGTCGATTCCGCCGCCATCAATGCGCGCTTCCAGGGCGTGGACCGGATGTTCATCGTCATCGGCGAGGACGGCAAGGAAGGCCTGGTCAAGTCCAACGAGGTGCTGCACGCGATGAACAGCTTCCAGCGCTTCATCGAGGCGCAGCCGGAAGTGGGCGGCTCGCTGTCGATCGCGGACGTGATCCCGGTGGTGAACAGCACGCTGCGCGAAGGCAACCCGCGCTACCTGGAACTGGGCGACAGCCAGGCGGTGAACGGCAGCCTGGTGGCCATTCTCGACTCGGTATCGGAGCCGGGCGACATGGACCGCTTCACCGACACCGCCTACGCCAACGGCGCCGTGACGATGATGTTCCGCGACCGGCAGGGCGAGACCATCCGCACCGCGGTGGCGCGCATCAAGGAATTCATCGACACCCATCCGCTCGCCGAGGGCAAGTGGCAGCTTGCCGGCGGGCTGATCGGCGTGATGGCGGCGGTGAACGAAGTGATCCTGTCGAGCCAGATCGAGCACATCGCGCTCGCCCTCTTCGTGCTGGTGGTGATCTGCACCGTGGTGTACCGCTCCACCGTGGCCGGCATGCTGTTCATGGTGCCGGTGATCATCTCCAACACGCTCACCTTCAGCTTCATGGCCTGGAAGGGCATCGGCATGAACATCAACACCGTGCCGGTGGCCGCGCTCGGCATCGGGCTGGGCGTCGATTACGCCTTCTACGTGGCCGACCGCATCAAGGAAGAGATCGCCGCCGGCAGCACGCCGGAGCACGCGATCCACGAGGCGCTGCACTCGGCCGGCATGGGCGTGCTGGTCACCGCCAGCGTGCTGATCTTCAGCACCCTGCTGTGGTGGGCGTCGTCGCTGCGCTTTCAGGCCGAGATGGGCCTGCTGATGGCGATCTGGCTCGGCGTCTCCGCCGCCTCGGCGCTGTTCGTGATGCCTTCGGTGATCTACGTCTTCCGCCCCGCCTTCATCTTCGGCCGCCAGGAAAAGCCGGTGCTCGCGGGCCTGCGCCCGGCAGCGGCGGCCGCCTGA
- a CDS encoding SDR family NAD(P)-dependent oxidoreductase, whose translation MPHPTDLQDKVIIVTGGGSGMGRDACLALARAGARVVIGNRSAEAGEAVVEAVRALGGQAVFRVTDVSRAADCAALVRCALDHYGRLDGAFNNAGLQREFGDIHETPDADLSDVIDINLKGVLYMMKYEAAAMLDSGGGAIVNNSSIFGLKAMPRLAYYVAAKHGIVGATRAAALDYAARGIRVNAVCPGPIKTPSYDRVTGGDDHMYDEGVPMRRIGMPGEVSAAVLWLLSGQSSYVSGAALAVDGGMSAG comes from the coding sequence ATGCCCCACCCGACAGACCTGCAAGACAAAGTCATCATCGTTACCGGCGGCGGCAGCGGCATGGGCCGCGATGCCTGCCTGGCGCTGGCGCGCGCCGGCGCGCGCGTCGTGATCGGCAACCGCAGCGCCGAGGCGGGCGAGGCAGTGGTCGAAGCGGTCCGCGCACTCGGCGGGCAGGCGGTGTTCCGCGTCACCGACGTCTCGCGCGCGGCGGACTGCGCGGCCCTGGTGCGCTGCGCGCTCGACCACTACGGCCGGCTCGACGGCGCCTTCAACAACGCCGGCCTGCAGCGCGAATTCGGCGACATCCACGAGACGCCCGATGCCGACCTGTCCGACGTGATCGACATCAACCTCAAGGGCGTGCTCTACATGATGAAGTACGAGGCCGCGGCGATGCTCGACAGCGGAGGCGGCGCCATCGTCAACAACAGTTCGATCTTCGGCCTGAAGGCGATGCCGCGGCTGGCCTATTACGTCGCGGCGAAGCACGGCATCGTCGGCGCCACGCGCGCGGCCGCGCTGGATTACGCGGCGCGCGGCATCCGGGTGAACGCGGTGTGTCCGGGGCCGATCAAGACACCGAGCTACGACCGTGTCACGGGCGGCGACGACCACATGTACGACGAGGGCGTGCCGATGCGCCGGATCGGCATGCCGGGGGAGGTGAGCGCGGCGGTGCTGTGGTTGCTGTCAGGGCAGTCGTCGTATGTGAGCGGGGCAGCGCTGGCGGTGGATGGGGGGATGAGCGCGGGATAG
- a CDS encoding DUF1329 domain-containing protein, with product MNDIKKPVLRAAAAVIALAACALAHAAELPAGTVISAENIDKVKNDTFEGHTIASLLTEKMEWRIRNSGMKVPLAKAKEIPLDPKWVKASAANAGKTKINAETCQVDGWQAGQPFPDIDMKDPQAAEKVIWNWHLGQLSGDLAHAPFFTQVLIDGEKGVHAEPVAEFIRYSMKGRLSGDAVEGDGSERGRQLLYFKAPSDMKGLGTFTVMYDNAKVPDVWAYIPAVRRVRRLSGGAWMDPVGSSDQLQDDLEIFNARPCWYTGYKMLGKRTVLAVAHSKTPLWNRNGKTFEEKYPVLENKAPFWNMNGNVYEPREVYVIEATTPSEHPYSKKVLYVDTKYPRIYYGEAYNRKGEFWKMMEFHSYPAKAEDGFTDVRSAGGAIIDFQRNHATVFLVDSGSWKTNVPGMSQKDFTLQTLQAAGR from the coding sequence ATGAACGACATCAAGAAACCTGTGCTGCGCGCGGCCGCCGCGGTCATCGCCCTTGCCGCCTGCGCGCTGGCGCACGCCGCCGAACTGCCGGCGGGCACGGTCATCTCGGCCGAGAACATCGACAAGGTGAAGAACGACACCTTCGAAGGCCACACCATCGCCAGCCTGCTGACCGAAAAGATGGAATGGCGCATCCGCAACAGCGGCATGAAAGTGCCGCTGGCGAAGGCCAAGGAGATTCCGCTCGATCCGAAGTGGGTCAAGGCCTCCGCCGCCAACGCCGGCAAGACCAAGATCAACGCCGAGACCTGCCAGGTGGATGGCTGGCAGGCCGGGCAGCCCTTCCCCGACATCGACATGAAGGACCCGCAGGCCGCCGAAAAGGTGATCTGGAACTGGCACCTCGGCCAGCTCTCCGGCGACCTCGCCCACGCGCCCTTCTTCACCCAGGTGCTGATCGACGGCGAAAAGGGCGTGCACGCCGAGCCGGTGGCCGAATTCATCCGCTACTCGATGAAGGGCCGCTTGTCCGGCGACGCGGTGGAAGGCGACGGCAGCGAGCGCGGCCGCCAGCTGCTGTACTTCAAGGCCCCGTCCGACATGAAGGGCCTGGGCACCTTCACCGTGATGTACGACAACGCCAAGGTGCCGGACGTGTGGGCCTACATCCCGGCAGTGCGTCGCGTGCGCCGGCTCTCCGGCGGCGCCTGGATGGACCCGGTGGGCTCGTCCGACCAGCTGCAGGACGACCTCGAGATCTTCAACGCCCGTCCGTGCTGGTACACCGGCTACAAGATGCTGGGCAAGCGCACCGTGCTGGCGGTGGCGCACAGCAAGACCCCGCTGTGGAACCGCAACGGCAAGACGTTTGAAGAGAAGTACCCGGTGCTGGAAAACAAGGCGCCGTTCTGGAACATGAACGGCAACGTCTATGAGCCGCGCGAGGTGTACGTCATCGAGGCCACCACGCCGTCCGAGCACCCGTACAGCAAGAAGGTGCTGTACGTGGATACCAAGTACCCGCGCATCTACTACGGCGAGGCCTACAACCGCAAGGGCGAGTTCTGGAAGATGATGGAATTCCACTCCTACCCGGCCAAGGCGGAAGACGGCTTCACCGACGTCCGCAGCGCCGGCGGCGCCATCATCGACTTCCAGCGCAACCATGCGACGGTGTTCCTGGTCGATTCGGGCTCGTGGAAGACCAACGTACCCGGCATGAGCCAGAAGGACTTCACGCTGCAGACGCTGCAGGCGGCGGGTCGCTGA